In one window of Bemisia tabaci chromosome 4, PGI_BMITA_v3 DNA:
- the TAF1B gene encoding TATA box-binding protein-associated factor RNA polymerase I subunit B → MPEFSACAVCGSTQYSLDNGMYFCDTCGTALNDVSQLVDANDYTNQEIEEEVEAVVPGSASIGVNKRQVTAHQKYFYEYTSWEIYNYALKGWVDELIQMGIDPQLKVVALQVWAKILSLSKVAFFSEDKTEKPRLGIHTNKLDAHILYGVKNIKRDLFGITNKSQLLRAGGKLKEGKERNKRSKNRTQVLRKDLMKLHQKEQESAALEASQMSQTLDNLMADDLEKRKNTVLLNPKAKKALDEAIKNGTPVDTKIKDEIFPFNLTTLIAVLRCALVIMDTEVLTSDLFRLAENKFLSLFHIANLVPEHILAKCDPMLYSPSTHLTMPRPDSVDTEVAALLRYMNVTYRPNLGQLCARYCQELQLPVMVVEWTQLIIKLYPVSEIVPLKRNTLHYKYRYDVIVMACIIFVMKLFFSLDDVTEYEQSKVAAAINKKIRKHKLDEPILFEWNEWRKYITCRKTLIALHHYPTFLRLHQDKMFDANLLLRYWQKQVLPPGVRRSAMVDFYSSLLKDLDPSLELNTDKKLVLPDLNLQPSLTPFSSLSEELLSHHSNTISPAVLTLLKQNFPETSVKFLAEETYLQKLAEKLGIQVSVSDEMNKLLSIKKIEEVQRMDRFPTQGVYGLPAVSCKFAPFFVSGKSKKKLATPALSQTSNLPPEAMQLLKNRLDSCQAQKEAAVTSTARKRRKNGEINAAGDCSKSSKSFELNKTMTNYWILHINPWKTTSSEVAEFDVHLTKLFPNSFVWLLRECCFLLDCKITDLYREICDVEDLLLGKDLP, encoded by the exons ATGCCCGAATTCAGTGCTTGTGCTGTGTGTGGATCCACTCAATACTCTCTGGACAATGGCATGTACTTTTGTGATACATGCGGTACTGCACTTAAT gaTGTGTCACAACTAGTCGATGCAAATGATTACACAAACCAAGAGATTGAAGAGGAAGTCGAAGCAGTTGTCCCTGGTAGTGCTTCCATCGGTGTCAATAAAA GACAGGTCACTgctcatcaaaaatatttttacgaaTATACATCCTGGGAAATTTACAACTATGCACTGAAAGGATGGGTTGATGAACTCATCCAAATGGGCATTGATCCACAGTTAAAGGTTGTGGCTCTGCAAGTTTgggcaaaaattttaagtttatcaaaagtagcatttttctcTGAAGATAAGACTGAGAAACCACGGCTTGGAATACATACCAATAAACT TGATGCTCATATTTTGTACGGAGTGAAGAATATAAAGAGAGACCTTTTTGGGATAACAAATAAATCCCAACTCCTCAGAGCAGgtggaaaattgaaagaaggaaaagagcGCAACAAACGTAGCAAAAATAGAACTCAAGTTTTAAGGAAAGATTTG ATGAAACTCCACCAAAAAGAGCAAGAAAGTGCTGCTTTAGAAGCGAGTCAAATGAGTCAAACCTTGGATAATTTGATGGCAGATGATTTAGAAAAACGGAAGAACAC ggtcCTCTTAAATCCCAAAGCGAAAAAGGCACTCGATGAAGCAATTAAAAATGGAACGCCAGTTGACACCAAAATCAAAgatgaaatttttccatttaacctAACAACTTTAATAGCAGTTTTACGATGTGCTTTAGTCATCATGGACACTGAAGTACTTACCTCAGATTTATTTCG gctagccgaaaataaatttttatcattattcCACATTGCTAATTTGGTGCCTGAGCACATTTTAGCCAAATGTGACCCGATGTTGTACAGTCCTTCAACTCATTTAACCATGCCCAGACCTGATAGCGTCGATACAGAGGTGGCAGCCCTACTAAGGTATATGAATGTCACCTACCGTCCAAATCTGGGGCAGCTATGTGCTAGGTATTGTCAGGAGCTCCAGTTACCTG TGATGGTGGTTGAGTGGACTCAGTTGATCATAAAACTTTATCCTGTCAGTGAAATTGTGCCTCTGAAGAGGAATACACTTCATTACAAGTATAGGTATGACGTAATTGTAATGGCTTGCATCATTTTCGTCATGAAGCTATTCTTTTCTCTGGACGACGTCACCGAGTATGAACAATCTAAAGTGGCAGCCGCAATCAACAA gaaaattaggaaacacAAGCTTGACGAGCCAATTCTGTTTGAATGGAATGAATGGAGGAAGTATATAACTTGTCGGAAAACTCTTATTGCATTGCACCATTATCCAACTTTCTTAAGATTGCATCAGGATAAGATGTTCGATGCTAATCTTTTATTAAGGTACTGGCAGAAACAAGTTCTACCTCCTGGTGTTCGGA GATCTGCTATGGTGGACTTCTACTCCTCCCTGTTGAAAGATCTGGATCCTAGTCTGGAACTGAATACTGATAAGAAGCTAGTTTTACCTGATCTCAACTTGCAGCCCTCTTTGACTCCTTTTTCCAGTCTTTCAGAAGAGTTGCTATCCCACCACTCAAATACTATCTCACCAGCTGTTTTGACTCTACTGAagcaaaattttcccgaaacttCGGTCAAATTTCTAGCAGAAGAGACTta tttgcaGAAATTGGCAGAGAAATTGGGTATCCAGGTCTCAGTAAGTGATGAAATGAATAAACTCTTGTCCATCAAGAAAATCGAGGAAGTTCAAAGAATGGACCGTTTCCCGACTCAAGGGGTGTATGGTCTTCCAGCGGTATCATGCAAATTTGCccctttttttgtttctggtAAGTCCAAAAAGAAATTAGCTACGCCTGCACTGTCTCAGACCTCGAATTTACCTCCAGAAGCAATGCAATTGTTGAAAAACCGATTGGATTCATGCCAAGCCCAAAAGGAGGCAGCAGTCACCTCAACTGCCAGGAAAcggaggaaaaatggagagattAATGCTGCCGGTGATTGTTCAAAATCAAGCAAATCTTTTGAATTAAACAAGACAATGACAAACTATTGGATTTTGCACATCAACCCTTGGAAAACAACCAGCTCAGAGGTGGCTGAGTTTGATGTACACCTCACCAAACTATTTCCAAATTCATTTGTGTGGTTGCTGAGAGAATGTTGTTTTTTACTTGACTGTAAGATCACTGATTTGTACCGAGAAATCTGTGATGTTGAAGATTTGCTGCTAGGAAAAGATTTACCCTGA
- the Sld5 gene encoding DNA replication complex GINS protein SLD5 yields the protein MMETDSSIDISRLLRDEDEENISDDEEFTAPIVLNLIENAWLNEKLSAEILPHKSIYVDAMYQQILTMEDNISKLPSDDIRIDIYQLELDRIRYIITSYLRIRLEKIERFTKQILQQEAQRSVDDQYLSFHELQYAKSFQELNEKHLNLVLKKMPANVASLSHSQTLIRPNLEHFVFIRSRVSQDGLFIPDIAGNEEREVKLTENSQFILPYNSVSELVKNNSVQLI from the coding sequence ATGATGGAGACCGACAGTTCAATTGATATAAGCCGTTTACTACgcgatgaagatgaagaaaatattAGTGATGATGAAGAATTTACCGCACCCATCGTTTTGAATCTTATAGAAAATGCTTGGCTCAATGAAAAACTATCAGCAGAAATACTTCCTCACAAATCAATCTATGTAGATGCCATGTACCAACAGATCCTTACGATGGAAGACAATATTTCGAAGCTACCATCTGATGATATTCGAATTGATATTTACCAACTAGAGCTTGATAGGATACGTTACATAATAACTAGTTATTTAAGAATTAGGTTAGAAAAAATTGAACGCTTTACAAAACAAATATTACAACAAGAAGCTCAACGTAGTGTTGATGATCAGTATTTATCATTTCATGAGCTTCAGTACGCTAAAAGTTTCCAAGAGCTGAATGAGAAGCATTTGAATcttgttttgaagaaaatgccTGCCAATGTGGCTTCTCTGAGTCACTCTCAAACGCTCATTAGGCCTAATTTAGAACATTTTGTTTTCATACGATCCAGGGTTTCGCAAGATGGATTATTTATTCCTGACATAGCTGGAAACGAGGAAAGGGAGGTAAAGTTAACTGAGAACTCCCAGTTCATCCTACCTTACAATTCTGTCAGTGAACTTGTTAAAAATAACTCGGTCCAGTTGATTTAG
- the LOC109036178 gene encoding PI-PLC X domain-containing protein 3 — translation MTEGSSTEMGLCTWMSDLPDELLEFPVICLAIPGSHDSMSYTIKRGARLAPDCLPILYRLSPYLGPIVRRLSYNWCITQHATASVQLLNGIRYFDLRVSKKNDADGFYFVHSSYGAKINEELKTINVFLEDFRHEIVILDFQHIYNFKDKDHIELISFLHATFSSKICVIPSSLSSVTLRWMRSHNYQVILIYRNEIVKNLSSFWPLGCWPTPWPDTTSIKSMLNFLTKGLTNRPHGKGYVTQCVLTPDVKYIISHLYSTLKKSCVNRCNHAAIPWILEQKISNCYGINVVIADFIDQENGAFPESVISLNYKSVGMNRSNVTQDIIKNRSSIPVGDVKTATKG, via the exons ATGACAGAAGGAAGCTCAACAGAAATGGGTCTTTGCACTTGGATGTCCGACTTACCAGACGAACTTCTAGAGTTTCCTGTCATTTGCCTTGCGATACCGG GTTCCCATGATTCCATGTCTTACACCATAAAACGAGGTGCCCGTCTTGCGCCTGACTGTTTGCCCATTTTGTATCGCTTAAGCCCTTATCTTGGCCCAATTGTTCGCAGACTGTCCTACAATTGGTGTATCACCCAGCATGCAACAGCCTCTGTTCAACTTCTCAATGGTATCAG GTATTTTGATCTACGTGTATCGAAGAAGAATGATGCCGATGGATTTTACTTTGTGCATAGTTCTTATGGTGCTAAAATTAATGAAGAGCTCAAGACCATCAATGTATTTCTGGAAGATTTCCGCCATGAAATAGTCATCTTGGACTTTCAACACATTTACAACTTCAAAGATAAAGATCATATTGAACTGatttctttccttcacgctacattttcttcaaaaatttgtgtAATTCCATCGAGTCTTTCATCTGTGACACTTCGATGGATGAGGTCCCACAACTACCAG gTAATACTTATTTACAGAAACgaaatagtgaaaaatttgtcatcttTCTGGCCGCTTGGTTGCTGGCCAACGCCATGGCCTGATACAACCTCAATCAAATCTATGCTCAACTTTCTAACAAAAGGTCTCACAAATCGTCCTCATGGCAAAGGGTATGTAACTCAGTGTGTTTTGACACCAGACGTAAAATACATTATCTCCCACCTCTactccactttaaaaaaatcttgtgTTAATCGTTGCAATCATGCTGCTATTCCCTGGATATTGGAGCAGAAAATTAGTAATTGTTATGGTATTAATGTCGTGATAGCGGATTTTATAGACCAGGAAAATGGTGCCTTTCCAGAAAGTGTGATATCATTAAATTACAAGTCAGTTGGCATGAATCGTAGCAACGTAACCCAAGACATCATCAAGAATAGAAGTAGTATCCCTGTTGGTGATGTTAAGACAGCAACAAAAGGGTAA